The sequence below is a genomic window from Cicer arietinum cultivar CDC Frontier isolate Library 1 chromosome 6, Cicar.CDCFrontier_v2.0, whole genome shotgun sequence.
ataattattgttCCACATTCTAAGTAGCATTAAACTTCATTTTATCTAGGATTCATTGCATCTTAAGAAAGTGTGTTTGCTTTGATTACACTTCTTGTAAGTTGGAAATTGTATTCCTTCtgattataaatatcattctgCTGATTATTCTAATTTCATATTTTCCTCTCAAGCCTTACAATTGCAGCTCTGTCTCCAGAACTTAATGAAATAGGCTCAGAATTTGAAGATTCCAGCACGTCAACTCCGTTCTTTAATTTGTTGTGCTCGTCCTGCAAAGGATGAATCGTTAGTATTTTTAGACCTTATTAAACCTCAAAAAATATCAACACAAAACTTGCTGTATATAATACCAAGTCATGAAGAAGCATATCAACCATAGGAGCTGCTACCGTCCTAAGTAAATGCCTATGCAAAACAACCTGGCCATCAAAATACACATTAATTTATTCATGTTCCATCAGTGAAAATAACatcttcaaaattcaattaacTTGGCTTACAGAAGTTGATTGATCATCTTCAAACAGTTCTAAGGCTTTTTCATACAGCTGCATGTTTAAGAAAGACTGCCAAAAAAATTCAACACAAGGGTTTTACATGTTCAAATAAGTATCTATTCAGCAAAGAAAAACGTTATATAAACATGGAAACAGTGGATGTAGAAAATAGTATACAATATACTAAATAGTAGTCAAACCTCATCAAGTTTCTTCTGCAAATTATCGAGCAAATGTTTCATTCTTTCTGCATTGTCTTTAAGCAATGCCTTCTTTTTCTCCATCCAAGTATTAATTATTGTAGGCCTTAATTGGTTAGCCAAAGGCCTAAGAATCGTCTCAGGATCATCGATACCTATCAATTTGTAGCACATAATTCAAGAAATTGGATAAAAAGcatatgaagaaaaaatagattcAAAGTCATTATCAGCCGACCTTGTTCTTCAAAATCAGGTATCAAGGCAGTAATCTTCTTCATGATCCACTCTTCTGAGGGACTACTGAGATCATCCTCTTTCATTTTATGTGATTCTTTCCTAGAACCTGGCTTGGAATCTGATGTTTGTGAAGATGTATCCTTACCCCTTCTCTGGCTTTTCTTAGATTTTGTGGAAATCTGTTCTTGGTTATCAGGAGCACTTTCAGATTGATTTGCTAATGCATTTCCAGCGGCTTTCCCCCTTTTCTTCTTAGTCCCTTTATCAGCATGCTTGTTGGAACCCCCATCACTCGCCGTTTCATTCGACTCACTCAACCTGCTTGAATCATACCCTACATTTACTTCACTGGCTTTTTGTAAATCACCAGATTTTGCAGTGCCCAAAGACCTTGAAACAGCTAATGTCTCTAATTCTTTCACAAGGCGATCACAAATATCCTGGTAGATGGGAGACAGAGAAGCATGCAGGCATTAGGAAACCAATGATAAAAAGAAGTTGCGggcaaataatttttattcaacGGTAACTTAGGTCTGTAATGCACATGACTCCGAGGTCAATTTATATCATCAATTTTCTTGTGTTCCCTTTGTAGCTATGAAATGGTTAGTTGCTATCAATAGCTGtaattttttgtgtcattgattaagAACTTGTAAAACTCTTGTAAGCAAATTGCTACAACAGCGGAAAAATCATGTTTATTAACTGAATCTGTGAATCCAATATTCAACCTGGACCTTATAAGTAGCATTTGCACCACAAAATAGTAACGTGGCTTGAAGAATTAACTCATTTATCTGGAGGCCTATATAACTATTAAATTCCACAACACACCTTCATAAAGCTGCTGCTCAACACATAAAAATCCCCAAATATGTGTGCTTTGTTAGACTGCAAAAACAATTTAAGCTTATCAACATTTGAATCAACAGAGTTAAACATAAATCAATGAGGTGGTTAATATCACCTTCAGAGCCAATTGTACAGATTGACAGAGGAAAAGCATTTTTGATGCATCTTGAGGTGTAAAAGATGAGGGCAATAAGGAAAGAGAATCACTCCTGCAACATTGTTATATCAGGAAGGTCATGATGCATTGAAAAAGTTTCCAATGTATAACAAACTAAAACTTGTAAAAAAATGTTAAGAGATCCCTTGCACTACATCTGACATAGCCTAGGCATAGAAAAAGTATTTTAACAAAACTGGACAAAATTTCTTGCCTTATAGTTTTAAAACCAAGGACATAGCATATAGAAGAGAGGTCTTGCCTCAAATCATTGAGAGAAAGGTCAAGGAAGAGTAGAGAAAATGGGATCAGTCAATATCATCCAGTTGCAATAATCATTATTGGTATGAagaaagtaattttaaaataacaaggGAAATTGTAGAATTTGGTTTTCAGTAAAAGGCTAAAAGACAATCCCTCTGCACCTACTTGTCCAGACCCCTTATATAAAGCATTGACTGATGTTGAGAAATAGCTAGCAAATTAAAGCTTACCAATTAACATGTTTTGTAGTCaaatttggattttattttattttcaatgccAATAACTACATGATGCAGACATATAAGAGTCCGTTTCATTCAAAGGATGGGGAGGGATTTTAATGAAGCGGAGGGAAGGACAATAGAGATATGATTGGTTCAAAAAAGGGATGGGGAggaattgtaattaaatttatatttggttTAGGGGAGggattttaaatagtttataaattatttttgtccttCCCCTCCCCTCCAAATCCACCCATTATAGAGGGGGAGCAAATAGAGGTCTAGGAGGGATTTTGCTCCCCTCCCCTCCAAATAATTGAACCAAAcaacttaaatttaaaataatcccTCTCCTCTCCTCCCCTCCAATCCCATCTACCCAAACACACCCTAAATGGAACGGAAAGAGGGAGAAGAGAAAGATCACAAGTTTGCAACAGTCATCAACATGATTAGAAAATCAACACCATATCCATGACAATAATTTGAGTTCTTTGGATTGTACTTTATAACTACAGTGAGGATTAATTGAAGGTATCGAACCTGGTTCAATTTACTAATGTAGAATAAGGTGAAAAAGAAACTGGGGATTGGGGGTGGGGACTAAGCTAAGGCCCTTACCAGCTACCGCGTTCTAGAGCATCCTCAGTAGCAGCATCTAGCATCTCAATCATCGATGGATGAACAAATGTTGTAACAAGAGGTTTGCCTTCAGGATATCTGGACTAAATTGGATTGTTCAAACTTAGGCTTCATTATGAAAACAAGTAGTACAAAGTAATCATTTCCCATATATCTATGATCCAAATggtaattatttgaaaatagaaTCAACATAAGAACAACTTAGTTACCTGCAAGAACTGAATGGGCTGGGGAATTCCAAGTTTGTGCAGAACATCATAGTTGATAAAAGAATTCTATAGCACACAAACACAACACAACATGAACGCGGCAGTTCAGAATTTTTTGCAGCCAAGAGAGAGAGAATAGAGGCGATACAAGGAATCAAGGGAAAAGTGAGTACACACATCCATTCAAACAAACTTATAAAGACATTTATCTAGCTCAGACCAATGGATCATATACTATCATTAGGAGAAATGTTTGACATCTAAAGCAAAAGGGAAAAGACAAGAGAAGAGAGAGTTCATACTTGCGAAAAGAAAGAATCCACGGATTCCTTTTGAGCAACAGCAAATACCTGTCATGTGAcataaaaaacacaataaataataacttataacaaTTGATGATATGGGATCTAAGTTATGGCACCAACGCATATGCCGTGACAGTTGACTACAGCAACTGGCTCCTATAGTCACTATCAGTAAGAAGATTATAGAATAATAAACTTCTGATGGTGGAAATTCTCCCAATTGTTGCCAATTAAGCAATGAGTGGAACAAGAAGTGAACCACTCCAAGGCCTAAATCAAATATAGAAACCAATTTATGTCAAATCATGTCACTCACAGCTGGTGTCCAATGCACCCCAGCACGAACCGACCCTAAAATCTCGCCTCCCTTCACAAGTCCATTAAACAAAGACTGAAAGAAAGATCCATCAACAGCCACACCACTGGCTCCATCCATTTCCTGCAGTAAGTTCTGCAATGAGCTCCATAACACTGTCAAATTCATCGGAACTGTGATGCCCCTCGCAGCACCTCGAACCATTGCACTAACACGAGCAACATAAGCAGGAGTATACAACTGCCCTCCTTCAAGCCTTCCTTTCACCTAATTTCAAAACCATCACTTAAATCACAACATTCATTTATTATTccaaaaacaaattcaaaccaacacaaaaattaaaaactcacTATAGTTCCAAGGCGCGGCTCCAACACAGAAGCAATCAAATCCAAACCAACATTCAATTGTGCGGCGAGTTCCGTCAGTGCAATTTGACTACACTCTTGAAGCCTCTCGTTAATCTCTTCAGCAGTTGAATCCCAATAAGATTCCGTAATGATTTCCCCTTGAGTCAACATCAATTCTCGGTGATCCGTTACAATGTTATGAGCCAGTTTCTCAACATAATACAAGTCAACTCCAGTGACATCAGCAAGATCAATCACAGAAATACGGCCTAATTTCTTCACCTCAGCAACCATCTCATTTCTCAGTTGATCCTAACATTATAATGGATCGCATAAACAAACACttaattaatatcaattataaCACGATGAATGAAGTATGAACTAATAACAGATAATCGATAATCAACTCAGTTGAAACTGCAAACAGCAAAACCTaatcgcaaaaaaaaaaaaagaaaaaaaagacgaAGCAGAGAGTGTAAGAGAGTGGTGTACTCTTTGCCAACACTTAATTAAGATTAATTATAACACAACGAATGAACTAAGAACATATAATCAATTATCAAATCCGTTAAAACTGAAAATGACGAAACCTAATCGCTAAACAAATTACGAAGCAGAGAGTGATGAACTCTTTGCCAACACTAAATTAATATCGATTTTAAAACGATGAATGAAGTAAGAACTAAGAACAGATAATCGATTATCAAATCGGTTGAAACTTCAAACGACGAAATCTAATCGCAAAGAAAAAACGAAGCAGAGAGCGTACGAGAGTGATGTATTCTTTTCCAGAGGCAGTGTGAAGAAGCTCGAAATCGATAATTTGAAGTTGCTGCAATTTTTGGACTAATTCGACGACGTTGCGATCCGATAATCGAATACTCGATTTCGCTTGCTGAGCGAACTCGAACTGTCTCTGTAACTCGAGCAATTCGTCGTCCATGTTTCGATCTTCACGAACGCTAGGAAATTTGCAATGCGTTTCACTTTTGATCTTTCGGGGAAGCAAAATGAAATGTTGCGTGTTTTGATCCCTGAAAATGAAATGTTGTTCTTCAGTTTCTCCGTGACTACGACTGAATTGAAAAAGCGATGCGTTTCAGCAATTTCTTCACCCCTCGATTGTTTGAAGCAGAACGAAAATTATTGCTAGTTACACCCCCTCAACGTCCTATCACTGCATTGATTTGGACCGTCCGATCTAATATTAACGTACGAGATTTATTATTGTGCGAAACTGTTGAGATCTGCACTCGGTATTGACGATTGAGATTTATTAGTGCATTAAACTGCGTGCCTTTGCCACTATAGAGAATCTGAATCCCCTTATTGCACCCttcacttaattttttttttctttcattccaTCACACCCTTCACAACCATAACCAACGTTCCACACACCTTTCTTTCTCTCAATAATTTAGCAAATCTTCTTTTTCagtcatttattatatttttgaatttcacATTAGACctttagtttataaaaatattacttcAGTTCTTTCAAAACACTCCCAATAAAAAATTCATCTACGATTCTAAGTCTAAACAACCGCTATTTACTATTAGAGTTTGCCACAATGGAAAACACATTTTTAGGCAAAGAATAGTCCATCaacttataatataaaatacgaGATGAATTTTGGGGTCTATTTTGAGCTCTTATAGAGTTCATAATTGAAATGAAAACTAAGTCTATGTTTGAATGGACATTTACAATGGAAATTTCACGTTCCAGTGCACACCTAACTTAGAATTTAAGAAGATACAAAGTGTAACTTTTGAATTGCCGCACGTCTAAGATGCATATACAAACTTATACTAAAGAAATTACTTTAAAGAAATGTGACTCTATAAAATCCATTTAAGCAATCTTATGGCAAAATACATTGAAGTAATTTAACcgattatttattaaattaaaaattattgttgttttttttatacttttttttctaAGATTTGTTGGTTATTATTTTGGGATGTGCATGATTGATTTATTGATTacacgttaaaaatattttttatagctAAAgatcttgtaaaaaaattaacaaataaaaagtaTAGTTACGTATATATAGTAAGtttcctaaaaaaaaaagtatatatagtaagtgatatttataataaagattagtagaaattaaaatagtaaaaaagaaaatagaaggtAAGTATCCTCTTAGTCTTACAACAAAATGAGTTCATTAAATGATAGTATTTTGAGGGGAAAAAATTACAAAAGTAGGTAGTGCATGAGTAAATATTAGGGTTCAAATTgagattatattaaaaattatatatttggtTTACTTTTTTAAACAAGAGGAAAGTAGAACAAAATctcttttaattcaattttagcTCTTTGAAAATTAGGGAATTTAAcctaacaaaagaaaaattgaaagattTAAAAGAGAAGAGATACAAActtaaataacttaaaataaaatgacttaaatatctttatataaaatataatacaattttttttcaaaaaatacaacataaaaattattaaataaattaaccacTCTCCATTAAAATATCTCAAATAAACAATGACTCTCATCTTTGTTTTAATAGacaattaaagataaatattagtatattaaaaattatgttaatattttttacttcatTAGAATTTGAAACCCCGATCATATAGCTCCTTTAACTCTTAAATAAACCAATTAAACTATTCACTTATATGTGAAACCAATTCATTAACATTTTTACCGTCATGTTGTATATccaattccaaaataaaataaagtagttTCAATGTATATTCTAAAATTATAGATTAGAGttaattagttataaattagTTAGTTTATATAAAGGTctgttttaataattttctgTCACGGATTCATTTGTaatattatgaataatctttcaCTCAATTTCTCTGACAGATGCCATGTCTGTTTTGTGCGTCTTTCTTCATACATTTTGTCGCATAGATGTCTTCCATACCATGTGTCAATGACAATATACTTGGACAGCTGTCTTTTGTCATTTTGTCTCTTCTTGTCGACTatggagaaaaaaataaaggaaggaAGAAGAAAATTCTGGTTCTCAAAACATCTGAAATGAGTTATTCATACAAGAATAATTGCATAACATCCATAACAGAAAAGTAACCGAAATTCAAACtaactaaaaaatatcataaaactaattaagtGATGTATCATATGctatcaatttaattaattaatatttttttcttcctagATTCCCTTTATTGGGAGTAATCTTATTCGAATCGTGTCGGACACTAAATGTAAATATCTCTCTTAAAAGAGATTCGAATCCGGGTTCACCACATTCTCTATGTAGATTTGAATCGGACATTAATTTATTCTtgtctttaaaattgatttttttgccTCAAATTTAATGTTCATCACATTTTTATATGAATGCATTCTAATATAGATCACATTCAACTCACTTTTGATCATATTGACAAAATTATTTCCTTTTGGTAACTTTTGTATGATAGATTATCATTCACATAACACCAAATAATCGTATTTGAAGTAACGACAATTACTAAACGTGAACACCTCTTTTAATCGGAATTCGAACCATGATCCATCACGTTGCGGGAAAGTGACCCCTTTCGCTGTTGTATAGTCAAACACATTTgatctttaatttaaaaaaaaaaaaaaacttagcaTGTAAAGTATCTATGTTACTATATATAGGGAGTTGGTACAGAAAATTTGATATATCATAAAGGAAATTATGTGTATGTCTCATAGTGGTAagttaatatgtctgtttgagGCGTAGAGATCAACTTGTCCACTTGCCAGTTACTATTTTCAAGCAGAACTAATTTTTACCTCTAAATTTGAAGTTGGAATTTTGAACTTTTGACTTCAAAACCAATTTTTTAACCTTAAGTTCAATGTTTAAATCACTTATAAGTGAATGTATCACAAATCAATTTACACAATCAGATTATGATATTgcataatttacaaaaataccCTTAATTTGTTGAAACTATCTTTGTTGCTAGCTGTAGGGTGTTAGGAAATATGAATGGACGGTAAAAGGAGACTATTTATGCATATTATGAATAACATTAGGCAAGTCTAGTGAGTAGTGATATAATAATACTCAATAGTAGTCATATACATTGGTAAGCCACCCTCATTATaataattggattaatatatatGAGGGCACTAAATAGCATACATTTTCCTACGGTCATTATTCAATATCTCAGAATCAGACATAACTGATACCGAAAATGACCTTGACCTACTTCCCAATGAAGATTTACGTATACTCCTCAAATTAGAAGCCTCAATTCTATGCCTAATAACCCAGTAACACATAGTACCCAATGTAGTAGCCATTATAATAGTCCCAATGATTGTTACCGAAATTGCAAGCCACCTTTCATCTTTTCCCACAACCAAAAACGACAATGCCAAAAACGACACTGAAATTAACACACAAGCCAACCACATTAGTTTGTTAATTATAGCCATCATTTGCTTCTTTGCTTTACTTTCAATGACAACAATTGAAGTTTGCACCACCACCACTGCTAACGAAATGAATAGCGCAACCGAATCAAACACGAAGAAGATTAGAAACGCTGCCTTCGGAGCAATGTTGGCTTCCCCCAGCGACTTTCCTGCAGGAATGTGTTTTGGATCGTCCACAAATTGACCGGGGACAGTGAATATAGCGGCGAATGCCACCGTTGCAATTAGTACTGCAACGACTATTGTTGAGTTTATTGCATTGTTGAGTCCTTCTGTGTGCATTTTGTTGAGGCGTTTTGCTATTCCTTGGACGCTTTTTCGCGTTTGGCGAGTGTGTTCTAGTTGGTGATGGACTTCATGTTTTATGTCACTTACTGTTTGTTTTAGCTCTCTggctgttgttgttgttggttgagattttattgattttccaaTTTGAATACCATGTTCTATTAGAATTTCTTTTACTTGACTGTTTCCTGTTTTCTCTGCTGTGTCTAATGCTGTTTCACCACTTTTGTTTATTGCCATACCATTTGTTTCATTCTGTCCTAGTAGCAACTTAATTATCTGCATAATCAAAACTTATCATATCATGCTCTATGCTCTATGTTATCACTTGTTAGAATTACCAATTGTAACAGATCTTATTCTTGATGTTAGCAGAACTATAAAAGTTATAATCAAATTTACCTGAATTCTTCCCTTTCTGGTAGCTATATGCAATGCAGTATTACCCTTATTATCAACCATATTGATTGATGAAGGATCTGCTTTTATCAATTCCTCTACCACCTCGAGATTCTGTCCCTTCACTGCCATGTGAAGCGCTGTTTGTCCCTTTTTATCGGTTCTTGTAACAACCCCGGGTTCCTTCTCGAGAATCGCTTTCACGACATCCAAATGTCCGTTTCTTGCAGCAGAATGCAAAGCTGTTTTACCATTGCTTCTAGCTATTGTTGCTAAGCTACTACCTGCTTCTAATAGAAATTTGACTATCTCAGTGTGTCCTTGTGTTGCAGCTGTGTGTAAGGCTGTGGTGTTGGATGGATCCACTGTCATTGATAATTCTGGATGAGCTTCCATTAGGATCTTTAGTATATCTACAACAAAGAAAACAGTATTGTGACTGATTCCATTTGAAAATTACACATACCACAAAAGTACAGAATGAGCAACTTGGTGCTATAAAACTCTAATCAGGGTTTTAAAAAAAGTCTGTGAGACCAAATTTGGATTGCAACATCAAGATTTTTTTATGACTTTGCGATTGTAATTGAGGCTGCATCAGCAACATTTGACTCTGACTCTCTACAATATCGAAAATTGTGATGCAACTACaatcacaatttaaaattttgactaGTTGGGTATGACTCATATAGTTTACTGATATGTGGTTAGGTAGCTCGAGCTGGTGAGATACTATGGTTCAGAGGTTATATTGTAAATTGAACCATAGTATTCAAACACCAGAGGTTATATTGTAAATTGAACCATAGTATTCAAACACAAGTTATATCTGCAACAAATTTGCAGTCAGATATGTAGGCATAATTGGCCAGGCTTCGTGACCAAACcttgtttgatttttgtttgcGTTTTCcgtaactatttttttttaaccaaggTTGCTTTTCTAAAATGACTCCTTTTCACACAGcaaaaaagataagaaattgaaaaaactaCAGACATCAAAGACATACCTAAATCCCCTTGTTTAGCAGCAATATGAAGTGCATCAAAACCATTCCTAGCTTTAATTCCAGCATCAGAAAGATCATAATACTGAATCATCTCCCTAACAAAATCAACATAACCATACTCAGCAGCAACATAAAGTGCTGTTTCTCCACCTTGGTTCTGCTTTGCAAACAATTCATGCAGTTTACCCTCTTCAGCACCAGCAACTGTGTCCTTCAATGAAGCCATGTTTCCTGCTCTTGCTGCTGAATGTAAAGGTGTATCGTCG
It includes:
- the LOC101490085 gene encoding E3 UFM1-protein ligase 1 homolog, producing the protein MDDELLELQRQFEFAQQAKSSIRLSDRNVVELVQKLQQLQIIDFELLHTASGKEYITLDQLRNEMVAEVKKLGRISVIDLADVTGVDLYYVEKLAHNIVTDHRELMLTQGEIITESYWDSTAEEINERLQECSQIALTELAAQLNVGLDLIASVLEPRLGTIVKGRLEGGQLYTPAYVARVSAMVRGAARGITVPMNLTVLWSSLQNLLQEMDGASGVAVDGSFFQSLFNGLVKGGEILGSVRAGVHWTPAVFAVAQKESVDSFFSQNSFINYDVLHKLGIPQPIQFLQSRYPEGKPLVTTFVHPSMIEMLDAATEDALERGSWSDSLSLLPSSFTPQDASKMLFLCQSVQLALKSNKAHIFGDFYVLSSSFMKDICDRLVKELETLAVSRSLGTAKSGDLQKASEVNVGYDSSRLSESNETASDGGSNKHADKGTKKKRGKAAGNALANQSESAPDNQEQISTKSKKSQRRGKDTSSQTSDSKPGSRKESHKMKEDDLSSPSEEWIMKKITALIPDFEEQGIDDPETILRPLANQLRPTIINTWMEKKKALLKDNAERMKHLLDNLQKKLDESFLNMQLYEKALELFEDDQSTSVVLHRHLLRTVAAPMVDMLLHDLDEHNKLKNGVDVLESSNSEPISLSSGDRAAIAKSFPGALANKALAVVEALEGKRVETFMTAFRIVTEESGLPLKKLDKKLERTLLHSYRKELTSEVSAETDPVSLLPKVVSLLYVQAHHKALQAPGRAISVAISQLKDKLDESACKILADYQTATVTLLALLSAAPDDKESCASDRILSKRELLESQMPILKSLVLSSSQS
- the LOC101489328 gene encoding ankyrin repeat-containing protein At5g02620-like isoform X2, with product MQPQAAPAKPLRKKMTKQLTGKRDDTPLHSAARAGNMASLKDTVAGAEEGKLHELFAKQNQGGETALYVAAEYGYVDFVREMIQYYDLSDAGIKARNGFDALHIAAKQGDLDILKILMEAHPELSMTVDPSNTTALHTAATQGHTEIVKFLLEAGSSLATIARSNGKTALHSAARNGHLDVVKAILEKEPGVVTRTDKKGQTALHMAVKGQNLEVVEELIKADPSSINMVDNKGNTALHIATRKGRIQIIKLLLGQNETNGMAINKSGETALDTAEKTGNSQVKEILIEHGIQIGKSIKSQPTTTTARELKQTVSDIKHEVHHQLEHTRQTRKSVQGIAKRLNKMHTEGLNNAINSTIVVAVLIATVAFAAIFTVPGQFVDDPKHIPAGKSLGEANIAPKAAFLIFFVFDSVALFISLAVVVVQTSIVVIESKAKKQMMAIINKLMWLACVLISVSFLALSFLVVGKDERWLAISVTIIGTIIMATTLGTMCYWVIRHRIEASNLRSIRKSSLGSRSRSFSVSVMSDSEILNNDRRKMYAI
- the LOC101489328 gene encoding ankyrin repeat-containing protein At5g02620-like isoform X1, with translation METETEAMQPQAAPAKPLRKKMTKQLTGKRDDTPLHSAARAGNMASLKDTVAGAEEGKLHELFAKQNQGGETALYVAAEYGYVDFVREMIQYYDLSDAGIKARNGFDALHIAAKQGDLDILKILMEAHPELSMTVDPSNTTALHTAATQGHTEIVKFLLEAGSSLATIARSNGKTALHSAARNGHLDVVKAILEKEPGVVTRTDKKGQTALHMAVKGQNLEVVEELIKADPSSINMVDNKGNTALHIATRKGRIQIIKLLLGQNETNGMAINKSGETALDTAEKTGNSQVKEILIEHGIQIGKSIKSQPTTTTARELKQTVSDIKHEVHHQLEHTRQTRKSVQGIAKRLNKMHTEGLNNAINSTIVVAVLIATVAFAAIFTVPGQFVDDPKHIPAGKSLGEANIAPKAAFLIFFVFDSVALFISLAVVVVQTSIVVIESKAKKQMMAIINKLMWLACVLISVSFLALSFLVVGKDERWLAISVTIIGTIIMATTLGTMCYWVIRHRIEASNLRSIRKSSLGSRSRSFSVSVMSDSEILNNDRRKMYAI